One Etheostoma cragini isolate CJK2018 chromosome 6, CSU_Ecrag_1.0, whole genome shotgun sequence DNA window includes the following coding sequences:
- the nsmce2 gene encoding E3 SUMO-protein ligase NSE2 isoform X2, with protein MSLSAVHGTLSSLRSCQTDIRTGMDIVSDVAMDLVETQDVELNPGIKEMEAMILECAKLDREINYFVDIVQQVTTENTTQQPEAMFSLSAKVKERFTERIDGLSDADLQNHKKVVAFKDIIKNSFNQANQESAENTEELDEDIAVTQSQVNFTCPLTQVEMVNPMKNEKCNHHYDEAAILGLIKARHSQKKKCRCPVVGCGNTDVKQCDLIQDAMLRRKIQHQKRNNNRT; from the exons ATGTCTCTTAGCGCTGTTCACGGAACACTGTCGAGCCTGCGGTCATGTCAGACAGACATCAGGACGGGAATGGACATAGTGTCAGATGTGGCTATGGACCTGGTGGAAACTCAGG ATGTAGAGTTGAACCCTGGCATCAAAGAGATGGAGGCCATGATCCTGGAGTGTGCCAAACTGGACAGAGAGATTAACTATTTTGTTGATATTGTGCAACAAGTCACAACAGAG AATACCACACAGCAGCCAGAGGCTATGTTCAGCCTGTCGGCCAAAGTGAAGGAGAGGTTCACAGAGAGAATAGACGGGCTCTCTGATGCTGATCTGCAGAATCACAAGAAAGTGGTGGCCTTCAAGGACATCATCAAGAACTCTTTCAACCAAG ccaACCAAGAGTCAGCAGAGAACACGGAGGAGCTTGATGAAGACATTGCAGTTACACAGAGCCAAGTCAACTTCACCTGCCCACTCACACAG GTGGAAATGGTGAACCCAATGAAGAATGAGAAGTGTAACCACCACTATGATGAAGCAGCCATACTGGGCCTGATCAAAGCAAGACACAGCCAGAAAAAGAAATGCCG CTGTCCTGTGGTGGGCTGTGGGAATACAGATGTGAAACAGTGCGACCTGATTCAAGATGCAATGCTGAGAAGAAAGATCCAGCAccaaaagagaaacaacaaccggacatag
- the nsmce2 gene encoding E3 SUMO-protein ligase NSE2 isoform X1 encodes MSLSAVHGTLSSLRSCQTDIRTGMDIVSDVAMDLVETQGQDVELNPGIKEMEAMILECAKLDREINYFVDIVQQVTTENTTQQPEAMFSLSAKVKERFTERIDGLSDADLQNHKKVVAFKDIIKNSFNQANQESAENTEELDEDIAVTQSQVNFTCPLTQVEMVNPMKNEKCNHHYDEAAILGLIKARHSQKKKCRCPVVGCGNTDVKQCDLIQDAMLRRKIQHQKRNNNRT; translated from the exons ATGTCTCTTAGCGCTGTTCACGGAACACTGTCGAGCCTGCGGTCATGTCAGACAGACATCAGGACGGGAATGGACATAGTGTCAGATGTGGCTATGGACCTGGTGGAAACTCAGGGTCAGG ATGTAGAGTTGAACCCTGGCATCAAAGAGATGGAGGCCATGATCCTGGAGTGTGCCAAACTGGACAGAGAGATTAACTATTTTGTTGATATTGTGCAACAAGTCACAACAGAG AATACCACACAGCAGCCAGAGGCTATGTTCAGCCTGTCGGCCAAAGTGAAGGAGAGGTTCACAGAGAGAATAGACGGGCTCTCTGATGCTGATCTGCAGAATCACAAGAAAGTGGTGGCCTTCAAGGACATCATCAAGAACTCTTTCAACCAAG ccaACCAAGAGTCAGCAGAGAACACGGAGGAGCTTGATGAAGACATTGCAGTTACACAGAGCCAAGTCAACTTCACCTGCCCACTCACACAG GTGGAAATGGTGAACCCAATGAAGAATGAGAAGTGTAACCACCACTATGATGAAGCAGCCATACTGGGCCTGATCAAAGCAAGACACAGCCAGAAAAAGAAATGCCG CTGTCCTGTGGTGGGCTGTGGGAATACAGATGTGAAACAGTGCGACCTGATTCAAGATGCAATGCTGAGAAGAAAGATCCAGCAccaaaagagaaacaacaaccggacatag